Sequence from the Erythrobacter insulae genome:
GATGCCTGACACAAGCGAGAAAAAGATGAGCGGTACAATGAGCATGCGGATTGCGCGGATAAACAGATCGCCGATCCAGCGGATGCTTTCGGCCGCTTCGCCCAGATACAGGCCTGCGACAATCCCCAGCACAAGCGCGCCCAGAACGCGCTGCCATAGTTTGATCCCGAACCAGGTTTTCAGCATTGCGTATCCTTGAGCAAAGGTGCGCCGGGCAGCGCGCCGGTGTAGGTACCGCCTGTAATGACAGGCACGCCATTGACGTAAAGGTGCTCGACCCCGCTAGAAAGCTCACGCGGAGCGGAGTAATCGGCGTTGGGCGCAAACGTAGAAGGGTCAAATACCACTATGTCGGCGTGATAACCGGACCTCAGATAACCGCGCCGCTTTAGGCCGATTATATCCGCCGTCTTGCCGCTCGATCGCCGGATAAAGCGGGCAAGTTCCATTTTTGGTGCGCCGGTTACCAAATTGCGAAATGCTTTGGGGAAACTGCCATACTTGCGCGGATGGCCGCTGGTTCCGTCCGATCCGGTGACGACCCAATCCTGCCCGGCAAACGCGGCAATGTCAGCAGGGTTCATATTGAAAGAGGCAAGGCGGGCATCTCCAGATCGCAACACCTCAATAGCTGCGTCGGCTGGCTGCATGTTCCGCATCGCGCCGAGCTCTTGCAGAGTTTTACCAACCGGAACGTCCGAGCCCGAGAGCGATCCAGTGATAAGCAGGCGATCGGCCCCGCCGCGCCGCTCTATTGCCGCGACAACACCTGCGCGGATAGCGGCGAGCTGTGCCGGATCATCGAGCCGCTCACGCAATGCGAGCAACCCGCCTTCGAGCGCCTCTCGCGGCACGAGCGCGCTTGAGATGCGGGTACCCGAAGCCTCCCACGGATATTGATCGGCAGTAACCTTCTGACCCCCGGCCTGTGCAGTCTCTATCATCGCGATCATCTTTGCGCTGTGCCCCCAGACAGCTGGGCCGAGCGCTTTGATATGTGCGATGTGGACGGGTATTTCTGCTCGGCGACCGATTTCGAGAGTTTCGGCGAGGGCGCCCGTAACGGTCACGTTATAGGTGCTCTCATCGCGCATATGGGTGTCGTAATAACCGCCGGTTTCACGAGCGACTTTCGCCAGCGCGATCACTTCTTCGGTTTCTGAATAGCTTTGCGGAACGTAATACAGTCCCGTCGAGAACCCCCACGCGCCCTCGCACATGGCCGCGCGGGTGATGCTTTCCATCTGCGCAAGTTCTTTGCGGCTGGGTGCGCGGTTCGATGTCTCTAATACCGCTTCGCGCACAGGGCCGAAACCGACCAGATAGGCAACATTGGTGCCAATGCCATTTGCGGTTGCGGCTCTGGCGAGATCGGCAATGTCAGGCTTGCCGCCGCCGTCGTTGCCAACCACCACAGTCGTTACCCCCTGAAATGTAAAAGGCAGATTGGCACGGCGGCTGGTGTCGCTTGAGGCAAGATCGGATCCAGCGTGGGTGTGCGGATCAATAAAGCCGGGCGCGACGATCAGGTCGGTGGCGTCGATGGTTCTCGTTGCCGCGAAGCGCGAGTCGGCATCCGGGCCGATATAAACAATCATGCCATCACGCAGAGCAAGATCGGTGATCGTTCCAGCAGCGCCGGAGCCATCGAAAACCATCCCGCCAGAGATGATTGTATCGGCTGGCATTGGGGTTGGTATTGGGGCTGGAGGAAAGGATGGCGCAGTCTGGCATCCCGTCAGGCTGACGATCAGAGCGAACGAGGCGGCGCTGCCGATCCGTTGCATCATTGCGCTGTAGAGATGCCGGGTTCTGGCTGCGGGGTTTCGAGCATCGTGACCATCATGGCAATCGCAGACTCGCGTCCGATGCGTTTGATCAATTCGCGATCGGTTTCATCGCCAATTTCGAACGTGATACCGGGAGCTCCATAGACATCGAAAGCATGCGCTTTGGATATGGGCCGCCCTTCCTCGTGACGGGCATCACGGCTCACTTCGTAATCAGGCATCCGCTCCTGATACAGCGCGAGCCATTTCTTGGTGAAGAGTTCGGGATCGGTCGGCAGCTCGTCCGGTATGGTGTAAAACACATCGCGGCCTGTCGAATGAAAGTCGATCAGGACACGCAAATCGCGCGCAGGGTCTTCGTCTATCTGTTTTAGCAAGCCGCTCATTACCAACGTTTCGGGCTGGGTGAACGGGCCCCAGTCACGATTAAGATCGACACCGCCTGAATTATGGCGCCAATGGCCGAGCACTACGCCGTCGGGGTTGAGCAGCGGGACCGTAAGCGTTTCGAACCGCGCGCGGTATGCCTTGGCCAGTTCGGTGTCCCCCATGACCGTTTCGACAAAGGGCAGCATGGCAAGTGCGCCCGTCACTTCGGGCGGGTGCTGGCGACCGACAAGAACTACAGTTTCGCGTTGCTTCGCATCCGGTTCAGCGATGCGCAGCAGCTTAATCTCGCGCCCTTGCGCCGAACGGCCAAGCAGATCGACGGTCGCGAATAAGGCTTTCTCGCGCTCTTGCAGCCATGCGTCGTAAATAGACGGAGGTAAAATTTCCTGCGCGGCGACAAAGACCGGGTCTTTGCCAACTTTCAAAGTTATCTGTGCCGTGCGCTCACCACGCTCGCCTTCGACGAGGACATATTTGGACTTCATGAATTCCCAGTTCACGCCGTCAGTGCTGATTTTTGGCCAATAACGGTGGCCGCATTTGGTGTAATCGAGGTGCACTTTTATGCGGGTCCTGCGATTTGCATTGACCCGAAATGCATACCACGCACTGCAATTGATATCGCCTTCGTCTTCCGGTGCGATCGTCAGCTTGAACCGTTTTTTACTGGTAGCCTCGCACGACGCATATGCCCCTGTCACAAAGTCTTTGTCGATGCGGGCGGCCTGCGTTTCGCAATCGGGCGAAGCCAGTGCCAGCGCCGGGATAGGCTCGCTTA
This genomic interval carries:
- a CDS encoding N-acyl-D-amino-acid deacylase family protein, encoding MPADTIISGGMVFDGSGAAGTITDLALRDGMIVYIGPDADSRFAATRTIDATDLIVAPGFIDPHTHAGSDLASSDTSRRANLPFTFQGVTTVVVGNDGGGKPDIADLARAATANGIGTNVAYLVGFGPVREAVLETSNRAPSRKELAQMESITRAAMCEGAWGFSTGLYYVPQSYSETEEVIALAKVARETGGYYDTHMRDESTYNVTVTGALAETLEIGRRAEIPVHIAHIKALGPAVWGHSAKMIAMIETAQAGGQKVTADQYPWEASGTRISSALVPREALEGGLLALRERLDDPAQLAAIRAGVVAAIERRGGADRLLITGSLSGSDVPVGKTLQELGAMRNMQPADAAIEVLRSGDARLASFNMNPADIAAFAGQDWVVTGSDGTSGHPRKYGSFPKAFRNLVTGAPKMELARFIRRSSGKTADIIGLKRRGYLRSGYHADIVVFDPSTFAPNADYSAPRELSSGVEHLYVNGVPVITGGTYTGALPGAPLLKDTQC
- a CDS encoding M14 family metallopeptidase yields the protein MRMAAMMIGIFLSLAFLSAPAAALSEPIPALALASPDCETQAARIDKDFVTGAYASCEATSKKRFKLTIAPEDEGDINCSAWYAFRVNANRRTRIKVHLDYTKCGHRYWPKISTDGVNWEFMKSKYVLVEGERGERTAQITLKVGKDPVFVAAQEILPPSIYDAWLQEREKALFATVDLLGRSAQGREIKLLRIAEPDAKQRETVVLVGRQHPPEVTGALAMLPFVETVMGDTELAKAYRARFETLTVPLLNPDGVVLGHWRHNSGGVDLNRDWGPFTQPETLVMSGLLKQIDEDPARDLRVLIDFHSTGRDVFYTIPDELPTDPELFTKKWLALYQERMPDYEVSRDARHEEGRPISKAHAFDVYGAPGITFEIGDETDRELIKRIGRESAIAMMVTMLETPQPEPGISTAQ